AGACACACTTCACCTGGCAGAGCGTCCCTGAAGGCTACGAAGTCCCGCAGGTCAGCGGCATTCCCCCAGTCGATTACCCGTTTTGAGGAGTGAACCTGATGCAAAAGATGCTTTCTATCCTGTTTTTCGCCACCGCGACGGCCACCGCGCAGACTGCCGCGCCGATCACCACCACCGACACCAGGGCCGTTTTGGAACTGCTCCGGGGCAACGTCGATATGTACGGCGTGAATTTCGGGAGCCTGGACTTCCAGCGCGGTATTTTGCAACTGGCACAGCAAAGGGCCATCAAAATCAGGGTCATGACCGCGCCGAGCGTGGCTCAGAACTTCAAACCACTGAAATCCGTCGGAGCCGGGGTTTTCACTCTGCCAGCCAAATTTACCAACGCCATGATCGTCGTTCAGGGTGGGCCGGTTATCATTCCCACCAAGACCAACTACCAGATTGTGACCGACCCTAAAAATACCGCCGCCATGACCGGTCTGTTGACCCAGTACTGGCAAATTGCGAAAAGCTACTGAATGGCAAAACCGTTGGGTAACTGCTCAGCACGTAAACAGTGGAGTGCCCCCCGAAAATCGGACGAATCTGACTAGAGACGAAGGCTCGCCACCAGTTCTAAGCTGGAAAGCGAGGCCCACCCTATGAAAATCCGTCAGTTTACCGAAGACCAGATCATCAAGCTGCTCCAGGAAGGAAAAAAGGGTGAAAAGCCTGTCGAAGACCTCTGCCGCGACTTCGGGTGCAGCACCGCTTCCTACTACACCTGGAAGAAAAAGTACGGCGATACCAACCCTGACGAAGCCCGTAGGCTTCTTGGCCAGAACGGACTCGCTTGAGCAAGCCTGGCCGCTCCGTCAGCTCGAGAAGGAAAACGCCCGTCTACTACGCATCGTTGGCCAGCAGCGCCTGGAAATTGACGCCATGAGGGATGTCCTTGGAAAAAAGCGGTAACGCCCACCCAGAAACGCGCCGTCGTCAGGGAGCTGGTCGCGGCGCAGATCAAGCCCGAACGGGCTTGTGTTCTGGTGGGCCTGTCCAAATCCTCGTGGCACTATCAGCCGAAACCGCGCCAGGACAGCGAACTCCGGCAGCGCATCCATGACCTGGCCAGGCAGTATCCCCGCCGGGGATACCGTTTCATTCATGCCCTGCTCGTACGAGCAGGGGTCACCATCAACAAGAAGCGCGTTCGACGACTCTGGCGCGAAGAAGGTCTCGCCACCAAACCTAAAACCTCCCGAAAAGTCCGCACTGGGGCGTCGATTCCCATGCAGGCTGAGTATCCCAATCACGTCTGGACGTACGATTTCGTCTTTGATCAAACCCTGGAGGGTACAACCCTGAAGATCCTCACCCTGACCGACGAATTCACCCGGCAGTCCCTGGCACTTCGGGTGGCCGAATCCTTCACCTCCCTGGAGGTGAAGGCCGTCCTGCAGGGAGTTATTGCGCAGCGTGGTGCACCAGGATTTATCCGCAGCGACAACGGTTCTGAATTTATTGCCCGTGATCTGGGCATCTGGCTGGCTGTCCAGGACATCGGAACCAGGTTCATTGAACCGGGCAAACCGTGGCAGAACGGCTTTGCCGAGAGTTTCCACTCTCGTCTGCGCGAGGAATGCTTGAACCAGGAGGTGTTCTACTCGGCCCGGCACGCCCAAGTGCTGCTTGATGATTGGCGGGCGTTCTACAACGCCCGCAGACCCCACTCGTCACTTGGCTACCGAACCCCGGACGAGTTTGCTGAGCAGGCCAGGGGGCGGCCTGCCGACCCCCTTTGCGGTCACAGCGCCGCAAATGTGGCCGTCATCCCGTCCCCTGGATGAGCATTGATCCGCGTTGTTGTACCCTTGACCTGAGCCGAGTCTCTACTTGAAACCGTCCAACTTTTGGGGCCAGCCCAGCACCTGCACCGCACACCAACCATAGAAAACGCAGTCTCACACAGCCAATACCAGAAAAGCACCTTGGCAGTCGCGCTGAAAAGCGACGATTTCGCCAGTGATGCCGACCTCATCCGCAGGGCCAGAAATGCGCCTGTAGGCGCATTTCTGGCGCTTGACTTCGTGGTTATACCGCACACGGGAAGGGCGATGCAGGGGGTGGACTACCATGACAGCAGCACTCACAAGAAACCGTGTCTCTCACAGGTTTATTCAAGTTCAGCCCTGGTGAAATTCAAATGTGACCCTACCCCGCTCCACCTAGACTACAAGGTGTCCCAGGCGCTCCAGACGAGCGGCTACCCCTCCCGTACCGCCACTCAATCAATGATCACAACCGTCCTGCACTTCAAAAATCTCGGCATTAATTTCGAGGGTGCTTTACTGGACGGCGAATTTGGTGCGGATGATTCAATCGAATTCAGTCAATCTCACGGTGTTCCTGTCCTGGTCAGGGCCAAACGGACGCTCAGCGTGGCGTTCGAGGGTCAGACCCTGACCCTCGAAGAGCTTGCCGCCCTGTTCGATCACACCAAGTGCCACCCATACGCTGAATTCGGCTGGCGAGCCAAACGTCTGAGTGTTTCCCGTTCAGGCCGCGCCTTTGACGTCCTCATGATCTGGCGTAAAGTTCATGGCGTCTGGGAAGTGTTTTGCCTCATCAGCACCTTTCCTCGTTGCTCCGCTATGATCTCTCTTCTCCGTGCATGGAAGGCCCGCTGGGGCATTGAAGTCTGCCACCGGTACTTTAAACAGAGTCTAGGACTGGGGAAATACCAGTGCCTGGATATTCAGGCCCAGAAAAACTGGGCCTGGTGCGTATTGGAAGCCTTTCATGAAGTGCTCCAGATGAGACGGAGACATCCCGGCCTGCGGTGGAAGCACGCTCAGTCGCTCGCGGCTCAAACGGTCAAATGGTGCGTTGAGACCGCTAAAAACCGTTACTCACTACGACGCTATGCTGCCTGACACGACCTTCCTCGCATCCTTGGAAACTCTTGCTTGAAGCTGCTGAAGGTGCACTCAATCGACCAGCGCTGCTTGTAGAGCTTCCAGGTCTTCCGAGCGCTGAAATCCGTGGCGATGATGACGAGGTCACCCACAGGTGACCTCGTCGCGACCACCCGCATCAACTCCCCGAACACGAACACCTTTTCGCCGATCTCGTGAAAATGACCGTGCTGGACATGCTCAAACCACTTTTTCCCGCTCATGTCGTCCAGCATGTCGCTGTGCCGAATGCGGATGGCCCGCTTGATGCCCTGACGACGGAGAAACCGGAACCATTCCGCGCCGATGAACTCACGATCAGCCACCAGGCCCAGCCAGCGTTTCGCTGGCAGAACCTGGAGAAGCTTCAACACCAGCCACATCCGGGCGTACGTGTGACTGTTCCCGGACTCGTCGAGGGGTACCCAGATCAGGGGCAGGGTGAAGCCGTGAACCACGGCTCCAAGCACCAGAAAGTTGATGGGGGTCTCGCCATGTTCCCAATTGCGGGCAGGCGTCCTCATGGGCGTCCGTTCTGCCCAAGAAGGTGCGGTCCAGACTCAGCAAAACCTTCCCCGGTGGAAGATGGACGACGAGCAGAGCGATGAAAAAGCCCATGTCCAGCTGCTCATCCCGGAAGGTGCGGTCTGCTCGTCTCTTCTTGCCCTGTGGGGTACTCATCCCCGGCATGTGGGCGCTCAAGTCGTGATGATTGACGCTTCTTGCGGCAATCATCGCCAGGAGGACATCAATGAGCCGCTGGAGCGTGTCGATGCGGAGGTGACTGGCGTGCGTTTTGAAGTGCCGGGTGAGTGCGGTAGCCTGCTGGACAGTGGATTCTGTTGATTTCACACTCCCAGGAGACCGCGAACAGTCAGCCCCATCAAGCTTGATGGGGCTGACTGTTGCTTTTTCCCGGCCGGGACGACATTGAACTGAAGTTGTCACCTACTGAGATCGAGATCATTCGCCAAAATCAACCTTTTCCCGGAAGCCGGCAAGTTGCCTCTGGGCTGTCAGATTCATGCGAAGGGGCGTGATCGAAACGTAGCCGTGTTCCACCGCCCAGCGGTCGCTGCCTTCTTGGGGATCGACTTCCGGTGTGACGTCGAACCAGTAGGCCACCTTGCCATTCGGAGTGGTAAAGGCCTGACGCCTGGCGAAGTAGTGGCGGGTGCTTTGCTCTGCCCAGCGCAGTCCCTGCGGCTGAGGCGGTAGGTTGACGTTGAACAGCAGACGTTCCTGAGGCAAAAGGAGCAGCAGCACATCCAGGCAGCGGCTTAACCATGGCGCAAGAAGTTCGAAATCCGGATCGGCCGTCTCGCTGGCAATCGTACTGAAAGCAATGCCCGGTACGCCCTGCAAAAGGGCCTGTCTGGCTGCGCTGACTGTTCCCGAATGCCAGATCTCATGGCCGATGTTGCTCCCGAGGTTGACGCCCGAAAGGACGACATCTGCACCGAATTCGTACAGGCCCAGCGCGGAGCAGTCGGCGGGTGTTCCGGTCACGGTATAGGCTGGAATATCCGGCAGAGGTGAAAACCCAAAAGGTTTCAATCGCAGCGGATGGTAGACCGAGATGGCGTGTCCCATGGCCGACTGCTCCGCGCTGGGCGCGACGACGTTGACTTCCCCAAAAGCCGCCGCTGCCCGTGCCAGTGCCCACAGACCTGGGCTATGGATACCGTCGTCATTGGTAACGAGAATCTTCACCTGTCTTTTCCTCCTACGGTCAGCCAGTTGTGTTTCAGAGCCGTGGTGTGACGGTTTAGCGAACGGCCCGCCAGACTCAGGGCCTGGGCCAGCGCGAAGACAACGAGACCGGGTGCGACAGCCGCCCACATCTGCTGCATGAAATACAGCCGGGAATCCTGCAGGAGACTTCCCAGCGAGGGTGTTGGTGGTGGACGGCCTAAACCCAGATAGGACAGTGACGCCAGCAGCAGCAGGGTTTCGGCGGCATGAATGAGGGCCTGCCCCAGCAGCACAGGAGCAATGTTGGGAAGAACGTGTCTGGTCAGAATCCGGAATGGGGACGCGCCCAGAGCGGTGGCCGCCTCGACATACACTTCCGAAAACTGCTTGAAGGTGAGTGTTTTACTCAGTCGCACGAAGAGGGGAAGGCCGATGAGGGTGGCTGCCACGACCAGGGGAATCAGTCCGAGTCCCATGGCCGTCAGCACAATCAGCACCAGCAGGAGATGTGGGAATCCCAATACCGCATCGGTCAGGACATCGGTCAGGACTTCCAGCACAGGGTGAAGCCGGGAAAGCAGGCCGATCGCCGTACCGAGCACCAGCGTCAGCAGGGTAATGCCCGCGACCAGAGGAATATCTGCGGAGAGAGCTTGCAACACTCTGGCGGCAATGTCTCGACCAAGCTGATCGGTGCCAAATGGATGTTGTGAAGAGGGCCCCGCCAGTCTGACGGCGTAATCCTGTTCACCAGGATCGGGCAGCAGCGCCCTGAGCACCAGCAGGACTGCTACCAGAACCGTATAGGGAAGGAAGCGGCGACCCACGCTCCAGAACCTGTCTTGCCGGTTCGAGACACGTCTGCTGCGCAGAGGAAGCACCTGACTCACTGCCGTCCCCTCGGGTCGAGGTAGAGCGCCCCGAGGTCGGCAATCAGATTCAGCAGTCCGTAGATCACCAAACTCAACAGCGCGAAGGCTTCAACGACTGGATAATCGCGTGCGGCCACCGCCCCGACCAGCGCACTCCCCAGCCCCGGCAGAGTAAAGACCTGTTCAATCAGCACGGTTCCGGTCAGCAGGCCGCCGAGATGGAGAGCCAGCAGGCTGAGCAGGCCTGCCATCACCGGCTTTAAGGCGTGCCGCCGCAGCAATTGCTGCCGTGAAATCCCCTTTGAAAGCGCTGTGCGCAGGTAGTCCTGTCCGGCTTCCTGCCGCAGGAGATTACGGATAGACAGTGCCAGAAACGCTGTACCTGGCAGGGTCAGCGAGACAACCGGCAGAATCAGGTGTTTCAGCCAGTCCCCCAGATTCTCTTGTGGTGAGACGTAGCCCAACAGAGGCAACCATTTGAGTTCCACCGCTAAGGCCAGAGTCAGCAGCAAGGCCAGCCAGAACAGGGGGGCGGACAGCAAGGTCTGAAGCGTCCCGGTTAGCAGGTTGGCCCAACGCTTACCCTCGTGCTGCACCAGATTCATCGCCAGCACTCCCGCCAGGAACCAACTGAGGAGTACAGTTGGCAAGGCCAGCGAAAGGGTCACACCAACGCGCCCCCCCAGCACGTTCAGCACCGATTGGTCGTCCCGCAGCGAGCGACCCAGGTCACCTCGAGACAGCCGGGAAAGCCAGTCGAGATACTGGTGGCCAATGGAAGGAGTGGCGGTGCGGGGCGGCGGATTGCCGTCTAATCCGGCCCGCAGTGTTTCGGCGTCCCCTGGCAGGATTCGCAGGGCCAGAAAAACCAGGCTACCGGTCAGCAATAGGGTGACCAGCAGGTAGGCCAGCCGTTTCAGGATGTAAGCGGCCTGCATCGTCAGTTGACGGTGGTGGCGCGGAAATCAAAGGTATCCAGGTAGGGCGTAATTTGAAATCCGCTGACGCCTTTGCGAAAAGCGAAGTTCGTATTGGAGGCCCCGAGGTAAACGAATGGCATGTCCAGTGCCATCTGCCGGAACACGTTGGCATACAAAGCCTTGCGCTTGGTGGGGTTCGTCTCTGCGGCCGCTTGATTGATCCACTCCCCGACCGCCGCATTGTTGTAGCCCACGTAATTGGTTTCCGGTTTATCGAAGCCGCTGAGCCTGCCGTGCGGGT
The sequence above is drawn from the Deinococcus fonticola genome and encodes:
- a CDS encoding transposase; translation: MKIRQFTEDQIIKLLQEGKKGEKPVEDLCRDFGCSTASYYTWKKKYGDTNPDEARRLLGQNGLA
- a CDS encoding ABC transporter permease, which gives rise to MQAAYILKRLAYLLVTLLLTGSLVFLALRILPGDAETLRAGLDGNPPPRTATPSIGHQYLDWLSRLSRGDLGRSLRDDQSVLNVLGGRVGVTLSLALPTVLLSWFLAGVLAMNLVQHEGKRWANLLTGTLQTLLSAPLFWLALLLTLALAVELKWLPLLGYVSPQENLGDWLKHLILPVVSLTLPGTAFLALSIRNLLRQEAGQDYLRTALSKGISRQQLLRRHALKPVMAGLLSLLALHLGGLLTGTVLIEQVFTLPGLGSALVGAVAARDYPVVEAFALLSLVIYGLLNLIADLGALYLDPRGRQ
- the surE gene encoding 5'/3'-nucleotidase SurE, which codes for MKILVTNDDGIHSPGLWALARAAAAFGEVNVVAPSAEQSAMGHAISVYHPLRLKPFGFSPLPDIPAYTVTGTPADCSALGLYEFGADVVLSGVNLGSNIGHEIWHSGTVSAARQALLQGVPGIAFSTIASETADPDFELLAPWLSRCLDVLLLLLPQERLLFNVNLPPQPQGLRWAEQSTRHYFARRQAFTTPNGKVAYWFDVTPEVDPQEGSDRWAVEHGYVSITPLRMNLTAQRQLAGFREKVDFGE
- a CDS encoding ABC transporter permease, with amino-acid sequence MSQVLPLRSRRVSNRQDRFWSVGRRFLPYTVLVAVLLVLRALLPDPGEQDYAVRLAGPSSQHPFGTDQLGRDIAARVLQALSADIPLVAGITLLTLVLGTAIGLLSRLHPVLEVLTDVLTDAVLGFPHLLLVLIVLTAMGLGLIPLVVAATLIGLPLFVRLSKTLTFKQFSEVYVEAATALGASPFRILTRHVLPNIAPVLLGQALIHAAETLLLLASLSYLGLGRPPPTPSLGSLLQDSRLYFMQQMWAAVAPGLVVFALAQALSLAGRSLNRHTTALKHNWLTVGGKDR